One Balaenoptera ricei isolate mBalRic1 chromosome 16, mBalRic1.hap2, whole genome shotgun sequence genomic window carries:
- the MRPS16 gene encoding small ribosomal subunit protein bS16m: MVQLSTLLCKAYHGGHLTIRLSLGGCTNRPFYRIVAAHNKYPRDGRFVEQLGSYDPLPNSHGEKLVALNLDRIRHWIGCGAHLSKPVEKLLGLSGFFPLHPMMITNAERLRRKRAREVLLAAQKTDTEATETKAN, translated from the exons ATGGTCCAGCTCA GTACTCTGCTCTGCAAGGCCTACCATGGAGGCCACTTAACCATCCGCCTTTCCCTGGGTGGCTGTACCAACCGGCCTTTCTACCGCATCGTGGCTGCTCACAACAAGTATCCCAGGGATGGCCGTTtcgtggagcagctgggctccTATGATCCACTGCCCAACAGTCATGGAGAGAAACTCGTTGCTCTCAACCTGGACCGGATCCGGCATTGGATTGGCTGTGGAGCCCACCTCTCTAAGCCTGTGGAAAAGCTTCTGG GTCTTTCTGGCTTTTTCCCTCTGCATCCGATGATGATCACAAATGCTGAGAGGCTGCGACGGAAACGGGCACGAGAAGTCCTCTTAGCGGCTCAGAAAACAGATACAGAGGctacagaaacaaaagcaaactga
- the DNAJC9 gene encoding dnaJ homolog subfamily C member 9 isoform X1, whose product MGLLELCEEVFGTADLYQVLGVRREASDGEVRRGYHKVSLQVHPDRVGEGDKEDATRRFQILGKVYSVLSDKDQRAVYDEQGTVDEDSDVLSQDRDWEAYWRLLFKKISLEDIQAFEKTYKGSEEELADIKQAYLDFKGDMDQIMESVLCVQYTEEPRIRNIIQQAIDAREVPSYNAFVKEAKQKMNARKRRAQEEAKEAEMSRKELGLDEGVDNLKALIQSRQKDRQKEMDNFLAQMEAKYCKPSKRGGKKTTLKKEKK is encoded by the exons ATGGGGCTTCTGGAGCTGTGCGAGGAAGTGTTCGGCACCGCCGACCTTTACCAAGTGTTGGGCGTGCGGCGCGAGGCCTCAGACGGCGAGGTCCGACGCGGCTATCACAAGGTGTCCCTGCAGGTGCACCCGGACCGGGTGGGCGAGGGCGACAAGGAGGACGCCACCCGCCGCTTCCAG ATCCTTGGGAAGGTCTATTCCGTTCTGAGTGACAAAGATCAGAGAGCAGTGTACGATGAGCAGGGAACAGTGGACGAGGATTCTGACGTGCTCAGCCAAGATCGGGACTGGGAGGCCTATTGGAGGTTACTGTTTAAAAAG ATATCTCTAGAAGACATTCAAGCTTTTGAGAAGACATACAAAGGTTCTGAAGAAGAGCTGGCTGATATTAAACAGGCCTATCTGGACTTCAAGGGTGACATGGATCAGATCATGGAGTCTGTGCTGTGTGTGCAGTACACAGAGGAACCCAGGATAAGGAACATTATTCAACAAGCCATTGATGCCAGAGAGGTCCCGTCCTATAATGCCTTTGTCAAAGAAGCAAAGCAAAAGATGAATGCAAGGAAAAGGAGG GCTCAGGAAGAGGCTAAAGAAGCAGAAATGAGCAGGAAGGAGTTGGGGCTTGATGAAGGAGTGGATAACTTGAAAGCGCTCATTCAG AGCAGACAAAAGGATCGGCAAAAGGAAATGGACAATTTTCTGGCTCAGATGGAAGCAAAGTACTGCAAACCTTCCAAAcgaggagggaaaaaaacaactctcaagaaagaaaagaaataa
- the DNAJC9 gene encoding dnaJ homolog subfamily C member 9 isoform X2: MGLLELCEEVFGTADLYQVLGVRREASDGEVRRGYHKVSLQVHPDRVGEGDKEDATRRFQILGKVYSVLSDKDQRAVYDEQGTVDEDSDVLSQDRDWEAYWRLLFKKISLEDIQAFEKTYKGSEEELADIKQAYLDFKGDMDQIMESVLCVQYTEEPRIRNIIQQAIDAREVPSYNAFVKEAKQKMNARKRRAQEEAKEAEMSRKELGLDEGVDNLKALIQELHSYQDLIQSLWS, from the exons ATGGGGCTTCTGGAGCTGTGCGAGGAAGTGTTCGGCACCGCCGACCTTTACCAAGTGTTGGGCGTGCGGCGCGAGGCCTCAGACGGCGAGGTCCGACGCGGCTATCACAAGGTGTCCCTGCAGGTGCACCCGGACCGGGTGGGCGAGGGCGACAAGGAGGACGCCACCCGCCGCTTCCAG ATCCTTGGGAAGGTCTATTCCGTTCTGAGTGACAAAGATCAGAGAGCAGTGTACGATGAGCAGGGAACAGTGGACGAGGATTCTGACGTGCTCAGCCAAGATCGGGACTGGGAGGCCTATTGGAGGTTACTGTTTAAAAAG ATATCTCTAGAAGACATTCAAGCTTTTGAGAAGACATACAAAGGTTCTGAAGAAGAGCTGGCTGATATTAAACAGGCCTATCTGGACTTCAAGGGTGACATGGATCAGATCATGGAGTCTGTGCTGTGTGTGCAGTACACAGAGGAACCCAGGATAAGGAACATTATTCAACAAGCCATTGATGCCAGAGAGGTCCCGTCCTATAATGCCTTTGTCAAAGAAGCAAAGCAAAAGATGAATGCAAGGAAAAGGAGG GCTCAGGAAGAGGCTAAAGAAGCAGAAATGAGCAGGAAGGAGTTGGGGCTTGATGAAGGAGTGGATAACTTGAAAGCGCTCATTCAG